The following proteins are co-located in the Pseudomonas antarctica genome:
- the tsaD gene encoding tRNA (adenosine(37)-N6)-threonylcarbamoyltransferase complex transferase subunit TsaD, which produces MLVLGLETSCDETGVALYDSERGLLADALFSQIDLHRAYGGVVPELASRDHVKRMLPLIRQVLDEAGCVPTEIDAIAYTAGPGLVGALLVGASCAQALAFAWGIPALGVHHMEGHLLAPMLEKTPPEFPFVALLVSGGHTQLVQVDGIGQYTLLGESLDDAAGEAFDKTAKMMGLNYPGGPEIARLAEKGVPGRYTFPRPMCDRPGLMFSFSGLKTSALNTWQQSVSAGDDSEQARCDIALAFQQAVVETLTIKCKRALKQAGMKRLVIAGGVSANKALRTSLEKMLGDMKGDVFYARPEFCTDNGAMIAYAGCQRLQAGQHESLAISVQARWPMEQLTPL; this is translated from the coding sequence ATGCTAGTACTGGGACTTGAAACCTCCTGCGACGAAACCGGTGTCGCACTTTACGACAGTGAACGCGGGCTTTTGGCCGATGCACTGTTCAGTCAGATCGACCTGCATCGCGCCTATGGCGGCGTGGTGCCGGAGCTGGCCAGCCGTGATCACGTCAAACGTATGCTGCCGTTGATTCGCCAGGTGTTGGACGAGGCCGGCTGCGTGCCGACCGAGATCGATGCCATCGCTTACACCGCTGGCCCAGGATTGGTCGGAGCCCTGCTGGTTGGGGCTTCTTGCGCCCAGGCACTGGCGTTTGCCTGGGGCATTCCTGCCCTGGGTGTGCACCACATGGAGGGCCATTTGCTGGCTCCGATGTTGGAAAAAACACCTCCAGAGTTTCCGTTCGTCGCTTTGTTGGTTTCCGGCGGCCATACGCAGCTGGTTCAGGTCGATGGGATAGGCCAATACACGCTTTTAGGCGAGTCTCTGGATGACGCTGCCGGCGAGGCTTTCGACAAAACCGCGAAGATGATGGGCCTCAATTATCCCGGCGGGCCGGAAATTGCCCGTCTTGCCGAAAAAGGCGTCCCGGGCCGCTACACGTTCCCGCGTCCGATGTGTGACCGCCCTGGCCTGATGTTCAGTTTCAGCGGCTTGAAAACCTCCGCGCTCAACACCTGGCAACAGAGCGTCAGCGCCGGGGACGACAGTGAGCAAGCCCGTTGCGACATCGCGCTGGCGTTCCAGCAGGCCGTGGTGGAGACTTTGACCATCAAGTGCAAGCGCGCCCTCAAGCAGGCCGGTATGAAGCGCCTGGTGATTGCGGGCGGCGTCAGTGCCAACAAGGCCCTGCGCACTTCGCTGGAAAAAATGCTCGGCGACATGAAGGGCGATGTTTTTTACGCGCGCCCTGAGTTCTGCACCGACAATGGCGCAATGATTGCGTATGCCGGTTGCCAGCGCCTGCAGGCCGGCCAGCATGAGAGCCTGGCGATCAGCGTGCAGGCCCGCTGGCCGATGGAGCAGCTGACACCGTTGTAA
- the folB gene encoding dihydroneopterin aldolase — translation MDRVFIEGLEVDTVIGAYDWERGIKQCLRLDLSFAWDNRPAAAGDDLTLALDYASVSARIQAFAEQSQYQLVETFAERLAEVLMREFQIPWLHLKLTKPGAVPAAKGVGVEIERGCR, via the coding sequence TTGGACAGAGTGTTTATCGAAGGCCTGGAAGTCGACACCGTGATCGGGGCCTACGACTGGGAGCGCGGCATCAAGCAATGTCTGCGTCTGGACCTGAGCTTTGCCTGGGACAACCGCCCGGCTGCTGCGGGTGACGATCTGACCCTGGCGCTCGATTACGCCAGCGTATCTGCGCGTATCCAGGCCTTTGCCGAACAATCCCAGTACCAGTTGGTGGAAACCTTTGCCGAGCGCCTGGCCGAAGTGCTGATGCGTGAATTTCAGATTCCCTGGCTGCACCTCAAGTTGACCAAGCCCGGCGCCGTACCGGCAGCCAAAGGCGTGGGCGTGGAGATCGAGCGCGGATGTCGCTAA
- a CDS encoding SpoVR family protein, with translation MTAKAHKRQPISTGSEWTFELIQAYDREISRIAAGYALDTYPNQIEVITAEQMMDAYASVGMPLGYHHWSYGKHFLSTEKSYTRGQMGLAYEIVINSDPCIAYLMEENTICMQALVVAHACYGHNSFFKGNYLFRTWTDASSIIDYLVFAKQYIMQCEERHGIDAVEDLLDSCHALMNYGVDRYKRPYPISAEEERLRQKEREEHLQKQINDLWRTIPKRAGKNSDKDNARFPAEPQENILYFLEKHAPLLEPWQREIVRIVRKIAQYFYPQRQTQVMNEGWATFWHYTLMNDLYDEGLVTDGFMMEFLTSHTSVVFQPGFDSPYYSGINPYALGFAMYRDIRRMCEHPTEEDRRWFPEIAGSDWLSTIKFAMSSFKDESFILQYLSPQVIRDLKLFSIMDDDLKDDLVVPAIHDEPGYRTIRETLAAQYNLGNREPNVQIYSIDVRGDRSLTLRHQQHDRKPLGESTEEVLKHLHRLWGFDIHLETLQGDQVMKTHHVPPRSDHNDNDYGRLDLAVVHL, from the coding sequence ATGACGGCCAAAGCGCATAAGCGCCAACCCATTTCCACCGGGTCCGAGTGGACCTTTGAACTGATCCAGGCCTATGACCGGGAAATCAGCCGTATCGCGGCGGGTTATGCCCTGGACACTTACCCTAACCAGATCGAAGTCATCACCGCCGAACAGATGATGGATGCGTATGCGTCAGTCGGCATGCCCTTGGGCTATCACCACTGGTCCTATGGCAAGCACTTCCTCAGCACCGAAAAGTCCTACACCCGCGGCCAGATGGGCCTGGCCTACGAGATCGTCATCAACTCCGACCCATGCATCGCCTATCTGATGGAGGAAAACACCATCTGCATGCAGGCGTTGGTGGTGGCCCATGCATGCTACGGGCACAACAGTTTCTTCAAAGGCAATTACCTGTTCCGCACCTGGACCGATGCCAGCTCGATCATCGATTATCTGGTGTTCGCCAAGCAGTACATCATGCAGTGCGAGGAGCGTCATGGCATCGACGCGGTGGAGGACTTGCTCGATTCCTGCCACGCCCTGATGAACTATGGGGTTGATCGCTACAAACGTCCGTACCCGATTTCTGCCGAGGAAGAACGCCTGCGCCAGAAGGAGCGTGAGGAACACTTGCAGAAACAGATCAACGACCTGTGGCGCACCATTCCAAAACGTGCGGGCAAAAACAGCGACAAGGACAATGCGCGCTTCCCTGCCGAACCTCAGGAAAACATCCTCTATTTCCTGGAAAAACACGCGCCACTGCTGGAGCCGTGGCAGCGGGAAATCGTGCGCATCGTGCGCAAGATCGCCCAGTACTTTTATCCACAGCGCCAGACCCAGGTGATGAACGAAGGTTGGGCCACGTTCTGGCACTACACCTTGATGAATGACCTGTACGACGAGGGCCTGGTCACCGACGGTTTCATGATGGAGTTCCTCACCTCCCACACCAGCGTAGTGTTCCAGCCAGGCTTTGATAGCCCGTATTACAGCGGCATCAACCCCTACGCACTGGGCTTTGCGATGTATCGCGACATCCGGCGCATGTGCGAACACCCCACCGAAGAAGACCGCCGCTGGTTCCCGGAAATCGCCGGCAGCGATTGGCTGTCGACCATCAAGTTCGCCATGAGCAGCTTCAAGGATGAGAGCTTCATCCTGCAGTACCTGTCACCCCAGGTGATTCGCGACCTCAAGCTGTTCAGCATCATGGATGACGACCTCAAGGATGACTTGGTGGTGCCCGCGATTCATGACGAACCCGGCTACCGCACCATCCGTGAAACCCTGGCGGCGCAGTACAACCTGGGCAATCGTGAGCCTAACGTGCAGATCTACAGCATCGATGTGCGCGGCGACCGCTCGCTGACCCTGCGTCATCAGCAGCACGACCGCAAACCCTTGGGCGAATCCACCGAGGAGGTGCTCAAGCACCTGCATCGGTTATGGGGCTTCGACATTCACCTGGAAACCCTGCAGGGCGATCAAGTGATGAAGACCCACCACGTGCCGCCACGCAGCGATCATAACGACAACGACTACGGCCGCCTGGACCTGGCCGTCGTTCACCTCTGA
- the rpsU gene encoding 30S ribosomal protein S21, with protein MPAVKVKENEPFDVALRRFKRSCEKAGVLAEVRSREFYEKPTSERKRKAAAAVKRHAKKVQREQRRAVRLY; from the coding sequence ATGCCAGCCGTCAAAGTAAAAGAGAACGAACCCTTCGACGTAGCTCTGCGTCGTTTCAAGCGCTCCTGCGAAAAAGCCGGTGTTCTGGCTGAAGTTCGTAGCCGCGAATTTTATGAGAAGCCAACTTCTGAGCGTAAGCGTAAAGCAGCAGCCGCTGTTAAGCGTCACGCTAAGAAAGTTCAGCGCGAGCAGCGCCGCGCCGTTCGTCTGTACTAA
- the plsY gene encoding glycerol-3-phosphate 1-O-acyltransferase PlsY encodes MFWLLATLAYLLGSLSFAILLSRLTGNPDPRMSGSGNAGATNMLRLAGKKLAVLTLLGDVCKGLLPVLIANGVGLSLQQQAWVGVSAVLGHLFPLYFRFRGGKGVATAAGMLLGIYPPAALLAVLAWLLTFYLTRTSSLAALIATPLTLPLLAWQEPAALLPMSVLTLLIVWRHRGNLRDLFAGRERHF; translated from the coding sequence ATGTTTTGGTTACTGGCGACTCTCGCCTACCTGCTCGGCTCGCTGTCCTTCGCCATTTTGCTCAGCCGCCTGACGGGAAATCCCGACCCGCGAATGAGTGGCTCAGGCAATGCCGGCGCCACCAATATGTTGCGCCTGGCCGGCAAGAAACTCGCCGTCCTGACGCTGCTGGGCGACGTGTGCAAGGGCCTGCTGCCCGTGCTGATCGCCAACGGCGTCGGCCTCTCCCTGCAACAGCAAGCCTGGGTGGGCGTGTCTGCCGTCCTGGGCCATCTGTTTCCGCTGTACTTCCGCTTTCGCGGTGGCAAGGGCGTCGCCACGGCGGCCGGCATGTTGCTGGGGATTTACCCTCCGGCAGCGTTGCTGGCCGTGCTCGCCTGGTTACTGACGTTCTACCTGACCCGCACGAGTTCCTTGGCCGCACTGATCGCCACACCACTCACCCTGCCACTGCTGGCCTGGCAAGAACCTGCGGCGCTGTTGCCGATGAGCGTGCTGACACTGCTGATCGTCTGGCGCCACCGCGGCAATTTACGCGACCTGTTTGCCGGGCGCGAACGGCATTTTTAA
- a CDS encoding multifunctional CCA addition/repair protein, whose protein sequence is MKIYKVGGAVRDRLLGIKVTDIDRVVVGATTEEMLAKGYKPVGADFPVFLDPKNGDEYALARTERKSGRGYGGFVFHASPEVTLEEDLIRRDLTINAMAEDDDGNLTDPYHGQQDLTARVLRHVSPAFAEDPLRVLRVARFAARYAHLGFTVAPPTLELMRQLSESGELEALTPERSWKEISRALMEDQPQVFIQVLRDCNALKTLMPEVDALFGVPQPAAHHPEIDTGLHTLSVLEQAALHKQPLTVRWACLLHDVGKGLTPVDKLPQHIAHEQTGLKLIKAVNERFKVPKDCQELALLVGQYHTHGHRALELKASTLLELLQSFDVYRRPQRFEEFVVSCEMDARGRKGLEQRSYPQADYLRGAAKAAREVPVAPLLEKGFKGPELGEALKRERLKVLKAYKEQHAL, encoded by the coding sequence ATGAAAATCTACAAAGTCGGCGGTGCGGTGCGTGACCGGTTGCTGGGCATCAAGGTCACCGACATCGACCGTGTTGTCGTCGGCGCAACCACTGAAGAAATGCTCGCCAAGGGCTACAAGCCGGTGGGCGCTGACTTTCCGGTATTCCTGGACCCCAAAAACGGCGACGAATACGCCCTCGCCCGCACCGAACGCAAGAGCGGCCGGGGTTATGGTGGTTTTGTATTCCATGCCAGCCCCGAGGTGACGCTGGAAGAAGACCTGATTCGTCGCGACCTGACCATCAACGCCATGGCGGAGGATGATGACGGCAACCTGACCGATCCCTATCACGGCCAGCAGGATTTGACAGCGCGCGTTTTGCGTCACGTTTCCCCCGCATTTGCCGAAGATCCCCTCCGTGTACTGCGCGTTGCACGTTTTGCAGCACGTTACGCTCACCTCGGCTTTACCGTCGCGCCGCCAACGTTGGAGCTGATGCGTCAGCTCAGCGAATCCGGCGAACTGGAAGCCCTGACGCCAGAGCGCAGTTGGAAAGAAATCTCTCGGGCACTGATGGAGGATCAGCCTCAAGTCTTTATTCAGGTACTGCGCGACTGCAACGCGCTGAAAACCCTGATGCCGGAAGTGGATGCCCTGTTCGGTGTACCGCAACCAGCAGCCCATCACCCTGAAATCGACACCGGCCTACATACCTTGAGCGTGCTGGAACAGGCGGCCCTGCACAAACAACCGCTCACCGTGCGCTGGGCCTGCCTGCTGCATGACGTGGGCAAAGGCCTGACACCTGTGGATAAGTTGCCGCAGCATATTGCCCACGAACAGACCGGCCTGAAGCTGATCAAGGCGGTGAACGAGCGCTTCAAGGTGCCGAAGGATTGTCAGGAATTGGCCCTGCTTGTCGGCCAATATCACACCCACGGCCATCGCGCGCTGGAGCTGAAAGCGTCGACATTGCTGGAATTGCTGCAGAGTTTTGACGTTTATCGCAGGCCACAGCGTTTTGAAGAGTTCGTGGTGAGCTGTGAAATGGACGCACGGGGCCGCAAAGGCCTGGAGCAAAGAAGTTATCCACAAGCGGATTATTTACGCGGCGCGGCGAAAGCGGCCCGCGAGGTGCCTGTGGCGCCTTTGCTGGAGAAAGGCTTCAAAGGCCCCGAGCTGGGTGAGGCGCTCAAGCGTGAGCGGCTCAAGGTGTTGAAAGCCTACAAAGAACAACACGCCCTATAG
- the folK gene encoding 2-amino-4-hydroxy-6-hydroxymethyldihydropteridine diphosphokinase — translation MSLTQIYLGLGSNIERERHLVAGLDALASFLTDVRCSPVFESQPVGIKSGPFFNLVVSAYTDLPLMELDRRLKFIEADNGRYAPDRKGLPLDIDVLLYGELVGNFDGLILPRAEILKNAFVLWPLSLMAPDRVHPEAGKTLAQLWRDAQIDQVLAPVGFEWQGQQLTPDAPL, via the coding sequence ATGTCGCTAACTCAGATTTACCTGGGCCTTGGCAGCAATATCGAGCGCGAGCGCCATTTGGTCGCCGGCCTGGATGCGCTGGCGAGCTTCTTGACCGATGTGCGCTGTTCTCCAGTGTTCGAAAGCCAGCCAGTGGGGATCAAAAGCGGGCCATTCTTCAATCTGGTGGTCTCGGCCTACACCGACCTGCCGCTGATGGAGCTGGATCGCCGGTTGAAATTCATCGAGGCCGACAACGGCCGTTATGCCCCGGACCGCAAAGGGCTGCCGCTGGATATCGATGTGTTGCTGTACGGCGAGCTGGTGGGAAATTTTGATGGCTTGATCCTGCCGCGGGCAGAGATCCTGAAAAACGCCTTTGTGCTGTGGCCGCTGTCGTTGATGGCGCCCGATCGTGTGCACCCTGAGGCGGGCAAGACATTGGCGCAGCTATGGCGCGATGCACAGATCGATCAAGTGCTGGCGCCTGTCGGTTTTGAGTGGCAGGGCCAGCAGCTGACGCCGGACGCGCCCCTATAG